A single window of Neurospora crassa OR74A linkage group VII, whole genome shotgun sequence DNA harbors:
- the rpn-2 gene encoding 26S proteasome regulatory subunit rpn2, whose translation MPGLVTATGVLAFLADEEPELKVFALKTLNDDIDTVWTEVAGALTQIEALYEDETFPERQLAALVLAKVYFHLQAYNESMTFALAAGPLFKLDAPSEFEETIISKCIDQYIAVSSLHHTPSKKDLPALETDLGSGAIDSSALISPTTPFSQSSVPSKSLLARASSDDNTILDPTFQPTKETRSASIAQVHDTATQVALQNVIERLFESCLKEGKYRQVVGIAVEAKNLDVLRRVIKRANQDVKSGKAKVQEGSQGPAEELMDYALSICMDIVQERGFRTEILRLILDLLNDIPNPDYFAIAKCVVYLDSDEEASRMLRQLVAKGEQDSIAIAYQIAFDLYDNSTQEFLGKVIKALPSGEPAKPKPAEGSNDAAAEREPLLEGQESSEEELPEEVAKVYKNIRTILDGSKVIKLNLEFLYRNNHADMSILNKVRDSLDGRNSIFHSAVTFCNAFMNAGTTNDRFFRDNLEWLGRAVNWSKFTATAALGVLHRGNVTQSRKLLEPYLPRPSGVSTGSVYSQAGALYAYGLIHANHGADALDYLHQQFKDADQEVIQHGGALGLGIAGMGTGDQKIIEDLKEALYSDSALNGEAVGAAMGLIMLGTGHAATIDAMFTYAHETQHEKIVRGIALGIALIMFGQQEGADRTIQLLLANPDPILRYGGVLTLAMAYCGTGSNKAIRKLLHLAVSDVNDDVRRVAVMSLGFILFRKPGSVPRMVELLAESYNPHVRYGSAMALGIACAGTGLDEAIDLLEPMMKDPTDFVRQGALIALSMILVQQNEVMNPKVAAIRKTLKKVVSDRHEEQMTKFGAALALGIIDAGGRNCTIGLQTQTGNLNMAGIVGMAVFTQYWYWFPFTHFLSLSFVPTSIIGLDSDLAIPNVKFHCATRPSLFDYPPEQEVKVEEGPALVTTAVLSTTAQAKRRAQKKEKAQRRESMDIDTPAVSKTASQPAAEDKMDIDDDKKAAAKPEESKEKKEGESGEKEATGATDAKKKAEKEKVGYEIENMSRILPGQLKYISFPAGRYKPVKKPTGGPLLLFDTQPSEAKSLVEEKLNKVTTERAPVAGAGASGASDGTPRLSGGAAQSLLSQLQGTGAFNRSSMRELSELLQLGQRMEQDASAGLGESRARGAGGAAAGSGTGASATAGSGAGAAAAAAVLNAVDEDAEGDEEAPTPAEFEYFTDAEADDEE comes from the exons atGCCCGGCCTCGTCACCGCGACCGGCGTGTTGGCCTTCCTCGCCGATGAGGAGCCCGAGCTCAAGGTCTTCGCCCTCAAGACCCTCAACGATGATATCGACACCGTTTGGACCGAGGTCGCTGGCGCCTTGACCCAGAT TGAGGCCCTCTATGAAGACGAGACCTTCCCCGAGCGTCAACTCGCTGCCCTTGTGCTCGCCAAGGTCTACTTCCACCTCCAAGCCTACAACGAGAGCATGACCTTTGCCCTGGCTGCCGGCCCCCTCTTCAAGCTCGACGCCCCCAGTGAGTTCGAGGagaccatcatctccaagTGCATCGACCAGTACATCGCCGTCTCGTCTCTCCACCACACGCCTTCCAAGAAGGACCTGCCTGCACTTGAGACCGATCTCGGCAGCGGTGCCATCGATAGCTCGGCTCTGATCTCCCCCACCACGCCCTTCTCGCAGTCTTCGGTTCCCTCCAAGTCCCTGCTTGCGCGCGCATCGTCCGACGACAACACCATCCTGGATCCCACCTTCCAGCCCACCAAGGAGACTCGCTCCGCCTCGATAGCCCAGGTTCACGACACCGCCACCCAGGTTGCGCTCCAGAACGTCATTGAGCGCCTGTTCGAGAGCTGCCTGAAGGAGGGCAAATATAGACAGGTGGTGGGCATTGCTGTCGAGGCCAAGAACCTGGATGTTTTGCGTCGCGTCATCAAGCGCGCCAACCAAGATGTCAAGTCCGGCAAGGCCAAGGTACAGGAAGGCAGCCAGGGGCCGGCGGAGGAGCTCATGGACTATGCCCTGAGCATCTGCATGGATATTGTCCAGGAACGCGGCTTCCGCACCGAGATTCTGCGCCTGATCCTCGATCTCCTAAACGACATCCCCAACCCGGATTACTTTGCCATCGCTAAGTGCGTGGTCTATCTTGATTCGGACGAGGAGGCGTCCCGGATGCTCCGCCAGCTGGTTGCCAAGGGCGAACAGGACTCCATCGCCATTGCCTACCAGATCGCCTTTGATCTATACGACAACAGCACCCAGGAGTTTTTGGGCAAGGTCATCAAGGCTCTGCCTTCTGGCGAGCcagccaagcccaagcctgCCGAGGGAAGCAACGACGCGGCTGCGGAGCGTGAGCCTCTTCTGGAAGGCCAGGAGAGctccgaggaggagctgcCCGAGGAAGTGGCCAAGGTCTACAAGAACATCCGCACCATTCTTGACGGTAGCAAGGTCATCAAGCTCAACCTCGAATTCCTCTACCGCAACAACCACGCCGACATGAGCATCCTCAACAAGGTGCGCGACAGCTTGGACGGTCGCAACTCCATTTTCCACAGCGCCGTCACCTTCTGCAATGCCTTTATGAATGCTGGCACAACAAACGACAGGTTCTTCAGGGATAACCTTGAGTGGCTAGGAAGGGCCGTCAACTGGTCCAAGTTCACGGCCACTGCCGCGCTCGGTGTTCTGCACCGTGGCAACGTCACTCAGTCCCGCAAGCTCCTCGAGCCCTACCTTCCCCGCCCCTCTGGCGTCAGCACGGGTTCCGTCTACAGTCAGGCCGGTGCGCTTTACGCTTACGGTCTGATTCACGCCAACCACGGCGCTGATGCTCTGGACTACCTCCACCAACAGTTCAAGGACGCCGATCAGGAGGTTATTCAGCACGGTGGCGCTTTGGGTCTGGGTATTGCCGGCATGGGCACTGGCGACCAAAAGATTATTGAGGATCTCAAGGAGGCTCTCTACTCGGACTCGGCCCTCAACGGTGAGGCCGTTGGTGCGGCTATGGGCTTGATCATGCTGGGAACTGGACATGCCGCCACTATCGATGCCATGTTCACGTACGCTCACGAGACTCAGCACGAGAAGATTGTGCGCGGTATCGCCTTGGGCATTGCTCTCATCATGTTTGGACAGCAGGAGGGTGCCGACAGGACGATCCAGCTTCTCCTTGCGAACCCCGACCCCATCCTCCGCTATGGTGGTGTTCTCACGCTCGCCATGGCCTACTGCGGTACCGGTAGCAACAAGGCCATCCGCAAGCTGCTTCACCTTGCCGTCAGCGATGTGAACGACGACGTCCGCCGTGTTGCCGTTATGAGCTTGGGCTTCATTCTCTTCCGCAAGCCCGGCAGCGTACCTCGCATGGTCGAGTTGCTCGCCGAGTCTTACAACCCGCATGTGCGCTACGGTTCGGCCATGGCCCTCGGTATCGCGTGCGCCGGAACTGGATTGGACGAAGCGATTGACCTGCTCGAGCCCATGATGAAGGACCCTACCGACTTTGTCCGCCAGGGTGCGCTCATTGCCCTGTCCATGATTTTGGTTCAGCAGAACGAGGTTATGAACCCCAAGGTTGCAGCCATCAGGAAGACGCTCAAGAAGGTGGTTAGCGACCGTCACGAGGAGCAGATGACCAAGTTCGGTGCCGCGCTTGCCCTCGGTATCATTGATGCCGGTGGCCGCAACTGCACCATTGGTCTTCAGACCCAGACGGGCAACCTCAACATGGCGGGCATTGTTGGCATGGCAGTGTTTACCCAGTACTGGTACTGGTTCCCCTTTACCCACTTTTTGTCTCTTAGCTTTGTGCCCACGTCCATCATTGGTCTCGACAGTGATCTGGCCATCCCCAACGTCAAGTTCCACTGCGCTACCCGTCCCAGCTTGTTCGACTACCCACCGGAGCAGGAGGtcaaggtggaggagggaccCGCCTTGGTCACGACTGCGGTTCTGTCTACCACGGCGCAGGCCAAGCGCCGCGcccaaaagaaggagaaggcgcaGCGTCGTGAGAGCATGGACATTGACACGCCGGCTGTTTCCAAGACAGCTTCCCAGCCTGCTGCCGAGGACAAGATGGATATCGACGACGATAAGAAGGCCGCCGCCAAGCCTGAAGAgtccaaggagaagaaggagggtgagTCTGGCGAGAAGGAGGCAACTGGCGCCACCgacgccaagaagaaggcggagaaggagaaggttgGCTACGAGATTGAGAACATGTCTCGTATTCTGCCTGGCCAGCTCAAGTACATAAGCTTCCCGGCTGGGCGTTATAAGCCAGTCAAGAAG CCTACCGGTggtcccctcctccttttcgaTACCCAACCTTCGGAGGCCAAGTCCCTTGTAGAGGAAAAGCTCAACAAGGTAACCACGGAGCGCGCCCCCGTTGCCGGCGCCGGTGCTTCGGGTGCCAGCGATGGAACCCCCCGTCTCTCTGGCGGGGCGGCGCAATCGCTCCTTAGCCAGCTCCAAGGAACGGGCGCTTTCAACCGGTCCAGCATGCGGGAACTCAGCGAGCTGCTGCAGCTTGGCCAGCGTATGGAGCAGGATGCTTCTGCAGGACTCGGGGAGAGCAGAGCTCGCGGTGCTGGGGGTGCTGCGGCGGGAAGTGGAACTGGAGCTAGTGCTACGGCTGGCAGCGGTGCTggtgcggctgctgctgctgcggtgTTGAATGCTGTCGATGAAGATGCCGAGGGTGATGAGGAGGCGCCGACGCCGGCGGAGTTTGAGTACTTTACTGATGCGGAGGCGGATGACGAAGAATAG
- a CDS encoding MFS multidrug transporter, which produces MADPTPGHTAPDTAPPSWRSEDNRSPVLAPHPATVPSTTLPPPSNNTQLLDANTEITHLYLTFAILPPSANTTHQSSGSTTTTTTPQNDPPPPAPNLKPFTNPILWPTSVKITMLTLSCIATFLTAYTAGAYSPPQKLLLQDLAHAHSSTAILGGISTFCLGFALAPMFLAPFSEMNGRQPVFVAAGIMFVVFQVVCGVVETLEGMLIARFFLGVGASVFSTMVGGVIADIWPTAERNTPMALFSGAVLCGTGLGPLVSAYMTERWGTDANGNIEEGNGAKWKWIFWHQVILGGALMVALMVFFKESRGSVLLSRKAKALNRWYEQLEEKGFYGVWVDEEEEEGVNGNADADADDEEKGPSSPGTKTLQRIRWKVKEDEERGSLTTMIGTSVYRPFHLLFTEPVVFFFSLWAAFAWGVLYLTFGSIPLVFRRQYGWNVEQAGRIFVAMIIGAILATAIGIWQEKMLHHPKWRAAATPVTSSSTEETSASDTEGPNALPYSSDEPKTPSTQKENPIWPFLRTHFPTDSPEARLYFTCLTATFLPVGLFIFGFTARPYYHWIAPTIGIGIATMGILSVYLAVFNYLADTYHRYASSALAAQSFCRNILGGVFPLVTAPLFTNLGEGRAGAILGGVAVGLTAVPWVLVWCGSWVRGRSRFALQLEKS; this is translated from the exons ATGGCGGATCCAACCCCCGGACACACGGCCCCGGACACGGCACCTCCCTCATGGCGCTCCGAAGACAACCGATCTCCCGTACTCGCACCACACCCCGCCACTGTCCCGAGTACTActttaccaccaccatccaacAACACCCAATTACTAGACGCCAACACGGAAATCACCCATCTCTACCTAACCTTTGccatcctccctccctcggccaacaccacccaccaaTCCTCCggttcaacaacaacaacaacaacaccccaaAATGACCCTCCCCCGCCTGCCCCCAACCTCAAACCCTTCACCAACCCCATCCTCTGGCCGACCTCGGTCAAAATCACCATGCTCACCCTCTCCTGCATCGCCACCTTCCTGACCGCCTACACCGCCGGCGCCTACTCCCCTCCCCAaaaactcctcctccaagaccTCGCGCACGCACACAGCTCTACCGCCATCCTAGGAGGCATCTCCACTTTCTGTCTCGGCTTCGCTCTGGCACCCATGTTCCTCGCGCCCTTTTCCGAAATGAACGGTCGCCAACCCGTGTTCGTCGCCGCCGGCATCATGTTTGTCGTTTTCCAAGTGGTCTGCGGCGTAGTCGAGACGCTAGAAGGGATGCTGATCGCTCGGTTTTTCTTGGGCGTGGGCGCGTCGGTTTTCAGCACCATGGTCGGCGGGGTGATTGCGGATATCTGGCCTACGGCGGAAAGGAACACGCCCATGGCGCTGTTTAGTGGGGCGGTGCTGTGCGGCACGGGACTGGGGCCGTTGGTGAGTGCGTACATGACGGAGCGGTGGGGGACGGATGCAAATGGGAACATCGAGGAGGGGAACGgggccaagtggaagtggatcTTCTGGCATCAGGTCATTCTTGGCGGGGCGTTGATGGTGGCGCTGATGGTGTTTTTCAAGGAGAGTAGAGGGTCGGTGTTGTTGAGCAGGAAGGCCAAGGCGTTGAATCGGTGGTATGAGCAGTTGGAGGAAAAGGGGTTTTATGGCGTTTGGgttgacgaagaagaagaagaaggagtgaACGGAAATGCGGATGCGGAtgcggatgatgaggaaaagGGGCCATCATCTCCTGGAACGAAAACACTCCAGCGTATCAGGTGGAAAGtcaaagaagacgaagaacgCGGTTCTCTCACCACCATGATCGGCACCTCCGTCTACCGCCctttccacctcctcttcaccgaacccgtcgtcttcttcttctccctctggGCCGCCTTCGCCTGGGGCGTGCTTTACCTCACCTTTGGCTCCATCCCGCTTGTCTTTCGTCGCCAGTACGGTTGGAACGTTGAGCAAGCGGGCCGTATCTTTGTCGCCATGATCATCGGCGCCATCCTCGCGACCGCTATTGGCATCTGGCAAGAAAAGATGTTGCATCATCCCAAGTGGAGGGCAGCTGCCACTCCTGTTACCTCATCTTCCACCGAGGAGACCTCGGCCTCCGACACCGAAGGCCCCAACGCCCTTCCCTACTCCTCCGACGAACCAAAGACCCCGTCTActcaaaaagaaaaccccATCTGGCCCTTCCTCCGCACCCACTTCCCCACTGACTCCCCCGAAGCCCGCCTCTACTTCACCTGTCTGACCGCCACCTTTTTGCCCGTCGGCCTCTTCATCTTTGGCTTCACCGCCCGTCCCTACTATCACTGGATCGCGCCCACCATCGGCATCGGTATTGCCACCATGGGTATTTTGTCTGTTTACTTGGCTGTGTTCAATTACCTGGCGGACACGTACCATCGGTATGCGAGCTCGGCGCTGGCGGCACAGAGTTTTTGCAGGAATATTTTGGGAGGCGTGTTTCCGCTGGTGACGGCGCCCTTGTTTACGAATTTGGGAGAAGGGCGGGCAGGCGCCATCTTGGGAGGCGTGGCGGTGGGGTTGACGGCTGTGCCGTGGGTGTTGGTTTGGTGTGGGAGTTGGGTTAGAGGGAGGAGTCGGTTTGCTTTG CAATTGGAAAAGTCATGA
- a CDS encoding Cip2 → MVHLTPALLLASAAFAAAAPASQIFERQCSVAGNYPTAAVSKLPDPFTTAAGQKITTKADFDCRKAEISKILQQYELGTYPGKPDKVEGSLSGNTLTVRITVGSQTVSFSASIKKPSSGSGPFPAIIGIGGISIPIPSTVATITFPNDDFAQQSGTSSRGRGKFYTLFGSSHSAGALIAWAWGVDRLVDALEQVQSTSGIDPKRLGVTGCSRNGKGAFVAGALVDRIALTIPQESGAGGAACWRISDSEKSAGKNIQTASQIVTENVWFSPAFNAYTRQTTNIPADHHMLAALTVPRGLIAFENDIDWLGPVSTTACMQAGRLIYKAYGVSNHMGFSLVGGHGHCQFPSSQQSELTSYINYFLLKAGTAPGAVERSSAKVDLKSWAPWDVPALS, encoded by the coding sequence ATGGTCCACCTTACCCCGGCCCTCTTGCTCGCCAGCGCGGCctttgccgctgccgcccctGCTTCTCAAATCTTTGAGCGCCAATGTTCCGTGGCCGGCAACTATCCCACCGCGGCCGTCTCCAAACTTCCCGACCCCTTCACCACCGCGGCCGGACAAAAAATCACGACCAAAGCCGACTTTGACTGCCGCAAGGCCGAGATCAGCAAGATCCTCCAGCAGTACGAACTCGGCACCTACCCCGGCAAGCCCGACAAGGTCGAGGGCTCCCTCTCCGGCAACACCCTAACGGTGCGCATCACCGTAGGCAGCCAAACCGTGTCCTTTTCAGCCTCCATCAAGAAGCCCTCCTCAGGCAGCGGTCCGTTCCCAGCCATCATCGGCATCGGCGGCATCTCGATTCCGATCCCCAGCACCGTGGCGACCATCACCTTCCCCAACGACGACTTTGCCCAGCAATCCGGCACCTCCTCGCGCGGCAGGGGCAAGTTCTACACGCTGTTCGGCAGCTCGCACTCGGCCGGCGCCCTGATAGCCTGGGCATGGGGCGTAGACCGCCTCGTCGACGCACTTGAACAGGTGCAATCCACCTCTGGCATCGACCCGAAGCGCCTCGGCGTCACGGGCTGCAGCCGCAACGGCAAGGGTGCCTTCGTGGCAGGAGCCCTCGTCGACCGCATCGCTCTCACCATCCCGCAGGAATCCGGGGCAGGCGGCGCAGCCTGCTGGCGCATCAGCGACTCTGAGAAATCCGCGGGCAAGAATATCCAGACGGCGTCGCAGATCGTCACGGAAAACGTGTGGTTCTCGCCCGCTTTCAACGCGTACACGCGGCAGACGACGAATATCCCCGCGGACCACCACATGCTGGCGGCGCTGACGGTGCCGAGGGGGCTGATTGCGTTTGAGAACGATATCGACTGGTTAGGTCCCGTGTCGACGACGGCGTGCATGCAGGCGGGACGGCTGATTTACAAGGCGTATGGGGTGTCGAATCACATGGGATTTTCGTTGGTGGGCGGACATGGTCATTGTCAGTTTCCGAGTAGTCAGCAGAGCGAGCTGACgagctatattaattatttcttgCTGAAGGCGGGGACGGCGCCGGGAGCGGTGGAGAGGAGCTCGGCGAAGGTGGATTTGAAGAGTTGGGCGCCGTGGGATGTGCCGGCTTTGTCGTAA
- the nde-3 gene encoding NAD(P)H dehydrogenase 3 → MASTEPQSTLDAVPEPQSTTAPAPTASTPTTPLSTSIVILGGNLAGLGVLHTLARHTIPALQRLPSQPQYKITLITPNSHFFFKPASPRALIHPDLLPGGEKQIFRDLSDAVKQYGELVTVVKAYATAVDTSTKEVTIKHVHTNSPSDSEGTSAVRYDVLVIATGTKARSAAWTMPGQGTDGLHAAEDATKREWAGIRTKLKTLQAGTHPHHSILIAGGGPVGVETTGEIATLLKAMGKTEGVTITLLSGSDRLLNRNCNESLGRKAEAYLKKNFGSLVEVKHGGIKVVSVSDSVIEGGEQTAETTVELSDGTTRTVGLYIDATGGSGNADGFLPPTWLDASSRVITKDDFFRVRGSGSSEETDHQADGIYAVGDVVSGSDNTLISTNFQVPVVCSSIGVDLATKILHPEGGAGGQTSGVKLPAALKQKSFKNKMAGTLLVPIGPGGGVGQILGWGVPSLMVKTAKAKNFLVDMVEPAVTGSQWK, encoded by the coding sequence ATGGCGTCCACCGAACCTCAGTCAACCTTGGATGCCGTCCCCGAACCGCAATCCACTACTGCCCCGGCTCCCACCGCCTCCACACCCACCACACCTCTCTCAACCTCCATCGTCATTCTCGGCGGCAACCTCGCCGGCCTGGGCGTGCTACACACCCTCGCCCGACACACTATCCCCGCCCTCCAGCGCCTTCCGTCTCAGCCGCAATACAAAATCACCCTCATAACCCCCAACagccacttcttcttcaagcCCGCCTCGCCTCGCGCGCTGATCCATCCTGACCTCTTGCCGGGAGGAGAGAAGCAGATCTTCAGGGACTTGTCCGACGCTGTGAAGCAATATGGCGAACTGGTGACGGTAGTGAAAGCCTACGCCACCGCCGTGGACACGTCCACGAAGGAGGTTACGATCAAGCACGTGCACACGAATTCACCATCCGACTCTGAAGGAACCTCCGCGGTCCGGTACGATGTCCTGGTCATCGCCACGGGAACCAAAGCGCGCTCGGCGGCGTGGACCATGCCCGGCCAGGGAACGGACGGGTTACACGCGGCCGAAGATGCGACCAAGCGTGAGTGGGCAGGGATTAGAACCAAGTTGAAGACCTTGCAGGCCGGCACGCACCCGCATCACTCCATCCTCATCGCAGGCGGCGGACCAGTGGGCGTAGAAACCACTGGAGAAATTGCCACTTTACTGAAAGCCATGGGGAAAACGGAGGGCGTCACCATCACCTTGCTTTCCGGCTCCGATCGCCTGCTCAACCGCAACTGCAACGAGAGCTTGGGCCGCAAGGCAGAGGCCTACCTTAAGAAGAACTTTGGCTCCTTGGTGGAAGTGAAGCACGGCGGCATCAAGGTCGTTTCTGTCTCTGACTCTGTTATCGAAGGGGGAGAGCAGACCGCCGAAACCACGGTGGAACTCAGCGACGGCACCACCCGTACTGTAGGCTTGTACATTGACGCCACGGGCGGTTCAGGAAACGCCGACGGCTTCTTGCCCCCTACCTGGCTCGACGCTTCTTCGCGCGTTATCACCAAAGATGACTTCTTTCGCGTacgcggcagcggcagttcGGAGGAAACCGATCATCAGGCAGACGGCATCTACGCTGTAGGCGATGTCGTCTCGGGAAGCGATAACACGCTCATCTCCACCAACTTTCAGGTCCCTGTCGTCTGCTCCAGCATCGGGGTTGACCTTGCAACCAAAATCCTCCATCCTGAAGGTGGCGCTGGGGGTCAGACTAGCGGCGTCAAGTTACCTGCCGCCCTCAAGCAAAAGTCGTTCAAGAACAAAATGGCTGGCACGCTGTTGGTGCCCATTGGTCCCGGTGGAGGCGTCGGACAGATTTTGGGGTGGGGGGTGCCGAGCTTGATGGTGAAGACTGCAAAGGCCAAGAACTTCTTGGTTGATATGGTTGAGCCGGCTGTTACAGGGAGCCAGTGGAAGTAG